In one Lolium rigidum isolate FL_2022 chromosome 3, APGP_CSIRO_Lrig_0.1, whole genome shotgun sequence genomic region, the following are encoded:
- the LOC124699190 gene encoding probable calcium-binding protein CML25/26, with protein sequence MLVMEASSVFDAFDKDGDGKVSASELRCGLGSTLGEDVSEEDAAALLAAVDANGDGLLDQEEFSRLAGGAQEEDDLIKGRCLMEAFGMYASSSSTMITPASLRRTLSRLGSHELGVEECRAMICRFDLDGDGVLSFDEFRVMMMA encoded by the coding sequence ATGCTGGTCATGGAGGCATCGTCGGTGTTCGACGCCTTCGACAAGGACGGGGACGGCAAGGTGTCCGCCTCGGAGCTGCGGTGCGGCCTCGGGTCGACCCTGGGCGAGGACGTCTCGGAGGAGGATGCGGCGGCGCTCCTCGCTGCAGTGGACGCCAATGGCGACGGGCTGCTGGACCAAGAAGAGTTCTCGAGGCTAGCCGGCGGCGCCCAGGAAGAGGACGACCTCATCAAAGGGAGGTGCCTGATGGAGGCGTTCGGGATGTAcgcgtcgtcatcgtcgacgaTGATCACGCCGGCGAGCCTGAGGCGGACGCTGAGCAGGCTTGGGTCGCACGAGCTGGGAGTGGAGGAGTGCAGGGCCATGATCTGCAGGTTCGacctcgacggcgacggcgtccttTCATTTGATGAGTTCAGGGTCATGATGATGGCCTGA